The genomic region CGGCAAAAAAACATCCCAGACGCCCGAAAAAATGAGCGATGGCTAAAGACGGAACGGCTAAATCCATAACTTTTAAAGTTGGAAGTTTATATTTTTTAGAAAAATACCAGAAAGCGAAAACTCCGCCGGCAAAGCCGCCATAAAATACAAGTCCACCTTCCCAAAAATATAAAATCTCAATCAAGTGATCACTGAAGTATTCAAATCGCGTCATGATATAAACCATACGTCCACCGATGAGGCCCATAAATAAGCCCCAAAAGGAAAGATCCACGACGCGTTCAGCGTTGAGTCCTTCGCGCTTGGCTTGATTGTAAACAAGGTAGAGGCCAAATAAAAAACCAATGACGATCATTAATCCGTAGGTGTGAAGCTTTAGAAAACCAATCTTAAGAAGTAGCGGATGCATTTTTTTTCTTCCTTTGTAAAAGCCATAGTCCAATAGTCATAGTCGCAAAACTCAACCAAGTGGACACACTTAAATTTATAAAAGCTTCACCCCTAAAGTCACCACGAAACTGCTCAACGAGAGCTCGACCTAGGCCGTGAAGTACAAACCATAAGCCTAAAAGCTGTCCATGTACTTTGAATTTTCGCTTTTTTTCTAAATACACTAAGATCAGTACAACTCCAAGTTCCCATAGCGATGAGTAAATCTGTGTTGGGTGAAGTGGTACACCAGCTGGAGCTTCAACACCTTCAGGGAAATGCACTGCCCATGGAAGATCACAGGCTCGTCCAAAGCAACAACCAGCAAGAAAACAACCAAAGCGTCCGATGGAATAACCCAATGCTAAAACAGGGGCAAAAAGATCTGCGTATTTGAAAAAATCCCATTTGCGAAAACGGCAAAGGAGTAATGCACTTATGAAACCACCAATTGCTCCGCCGTAAAAAACAAATCCGCCGTTCCAAAATTTGTAAATCAGGCTTGGGTCTTGAATGTAAACTTCAGGATATTCAAAAACGATATGCGCAAGTCTTGAGCCTAAAAAACAACTGATCATCGAAACAAGGGCGATGTCTAATGTGGCGGTGGTGTTGTATTTAAATTTAATGCTTCGAAAATATATCCAAAGAATTCCGAAGGTGAAAATCCCGCTATTGA from Oligoflexia bacterium harbors:
- the lgt gene encoding prolipoprotein diacylglyceryl transferase codes for the protein MWPFVLRTEDLVLPTYLVVNSGIFTFGILWIYFRSIKFKYNTTATLDIALVSMISCFLGSRLAHIVFEYPEVYIQDPSLIYKFWNGGFVFYGGAIGGFISALLLCRFRKWDFFKYADLFAPVLALGYSIGRFGCFLAGCCFGRACDLPWAVHFPEGVEAPAGVPLHPTQIYSSLWELGVVLILVYLEKKRKFKVHGQLLGLWFVLHGLGRALVEQFRGDFRGEAFINLSVSTWLSFATMTIGLWLLQRKKKNASATS
- the lgt gene encoding prolipoprotein diacylglyceryl transferase translates to MHPLLLKIGFLKLHTYGLMIVIGFLFGLYLVYNQAKREGLNAERVVDLSFWGLFMGLIGGRMVYIMTRFEYFSDHLIEILYFWEGGLVFYGGFAGGVFAFWYFSKKYKLPTLKVMDLAVPSLAIAHFFGRLGCFFAGCCFGKPAPGLPWGVTFTDPLSLAPPGVLLHPAQIYDALNALVIFAVTMFMRKRKKFTGQLLVTYMLLYSIGRSIVEIYRGDSIRGFVIDPWLSTSQFFSIFTFLGSIYLWNYWSKKYPLKG